One genomic region from Streptomyces sp. NBC_00582 encodes:
- the dxs gene encoding 1-deoxy-D-xylulose-5-phosphate synthase: MTILENIRQPRDLRALSGPELGELSEEIRDFLVHAVARTGGHLGPNLGVVELTVALHRVFESPVDRILWDTGHQSYVHKLLTGRQDFSKLRGKGGLSGYPSREESEHDVIENSHASTALGWADGLAKARQVRGEKGHVVAVIGDGALTGGMAWEALNNIAAAKDRPLIIVVNDNERSYAPTIGGLANHLATLRTTDGYEKVLAWGKDVLLRTPVVGSTVYESLHGAKKGFKDAFAPQGMFEDLGLKYVGPIDGHDIGAVESALRRAKRFHGPVLVHCLTEKGRGYEPAVAHEEDHFHTVGAMDPLTCAPLAPSGGPSWTSVFGDEIVRIGEERDDVVAITAAMLHPVGLGAFAERFPDRVWDVGIAEQHAAVSAAGLATGGLHPVVAVYATFLNRAFDQLLMDVALHRCGVTFVLDRAGVTGVDGASHNGMWDMSVLQVVPGLRIAAPRDADQLRAQLREAVAVDDAPTLVRFPKESVGPRIPAVDKVGGMDVLHRTEAAEVLLVAVGVMAPVCLQAAGLLESRGINCTVVDPRWVKPVDPALPVLAAGHRLVAVVEDNSRAAGVGSAVALALGDAEVDVPVRRFGIPEQFLAHAKRGEVLADIGLTPVEIAGRIGASLALREADGPVKEKHA, encoded by the coding sequence GTGACGATCCTGGAGAACATCCGGCAACCACGCGACCTGAGGGCGCTGTCCGGGCCGGAGCTCGGTGAACTGTCCGAAGAGATCAGGGACTTCCTGGTGCACGCGGTCGCCAGGACCGGCGGACACCTCGGGCCCAACCTGGGGGTGGTGGAACTCACCGTCGCGCTGCACCGCGTCTTCGAGTCGCCGGTCGACCGCATCCTGTGGGACACCGGCCATCAGAGTTACGTACACAAGCTGCTGACGGGACGTCAGGACTTCTCCAAGCTGCGCGGGAAGGGCGGTCTGTCCGGCTACCCGTCCCGTGAGGAGTCCGAGCACGACGTCATCGAGAACAGCCATGCCTCCACCGCCCTCGGCTGGGCCGACGGGCTCGCCAAGGCCCGTCAGGTGCGGGGAGAGAAGGGCCATGTGGTCGCGGTCATCGGCGACGGCGCGCTCACCGGCGGCATGGCCTGGGAGGCGCTGAACAACATCGCGGCCGCCAAGGACCGGCCGCTGATCATCGTCGTCAACGACAACGAGCGCTCCTACGCCCCGACCATCGGCGGGCTCGCCAACCATCTGGCGACCCTGCGCACCACCGACGGCTACGAAAAGGTCCTGGCCTGGGGGAAGGACGTCCTGCTGCGGACCCCGGTCGTCGGGTCCACGGTGTACGAGTCGCTGCACGGCGCGAAGAAGGGCTTCAAGGACGCCTTCGCCCCGCAGGGCATGTTCGAGGACCTCGGGCTGAAGTACGTCGGGCCGATCGACGGGCACGACATCGGGGCCGTCGAGTCCGCGCTGCGGCGCGCCAAGCGGTTCCACGGGCCGGTGCTCGTGCACTGCCTGACCGAGAAGGGGCGCGGCTACGAGCCGGCGGTCGCGCACGAGGAGGACCACTTCCACACCGTCGGCGCGATGGACCCCCTCACCTGCGCCCCGCTCGCGCCCTCCGGCGGCCCCTCCTGGACGTCCGTGTTCGGCGACGAGATCGTCCGCATCGGCGAGGAGCGCGACGACGTCGTGGCGATCACGGCGGCCATGCTGCACCCGGTGGGCCTCGGCGCCTTCGCCGAGCGGTTCCCGGACCGGGTGTGGGACGTCGGCATCGCCGAGCAGCACGCCGCCGTCAGCGCGGCCGGCCTCGCCACCGGCGGGCTGCATCCCGTCGTCGCCGTCTACGCCACCTTCCTCAACCGTGCCTTCGACCAGCTGCTGATGGACGTGGCGCTGCACCGGTGCGGGGTGACGTTCGTCCTGGACCGGGCCGGGGTCACCGGCGTCGACGGCGCCTCCCACAACGGCATGTGGGACATGTCGGTGCTCCAGGTCGTGCCGGGGCTCAGGATCGCCGCCCCGCGCGACGCCGATCAGTTGCGCGCCCAGCTGCGCGAGGCGGTCGCGGTGGACGACGCGCCGACCCTGGTCCGCTTCCCCAAGGAGTCGGTCGGACCGCGGATCCCGGCGGTCGACAAGGTGGGCGGCATGGACGTGCTGCACCGGACGGAGGCGGCCGAGGTGCTGCTGGTCGCCGTGGGCGTCATGGCGCCGGTGTGCCTCCAGGCCGCCGGGCTGCTGGAGTCCCGGGGCATCAACTGCACGGTGGTGGACCCCCGTTGGGTCAAGCCCGTCGACCCCGCGCTGCCCGTGCTGGCCGCCGGGCACCGACTGGTGGCGGTCGTGGAGGACAACAGCCGTGCGGCGGGCGTCGGTTCGGCGGTGGCACTCGCCCTGGGGGACGCCGAAGTCGACGTGCCCGTAAGGCGGTTCGGCATCCCGGAGCAGTTCCTCGCGCACGCCAAACGCGGTGAGGTGCTCGCCGACATCGGTCTCACGCCGGTCGAGATCGCCGGGCGGATCGGCGCGAGCCTGGCGCTCAGGGAGGCCGACGGGCCAGTGAAGGAGAAACACGCATGA
- the ispG gene encoding flavodoxin-dependent (E)-4-hydroxy-3-methylbut-2-enyl-diphosphate synthase yields MTAVPLGVPEVPARPVAARRVSRRIQVGPVAVGGGAPVSVQSMTTTRTSDIGATLQQIAELTASGCQIVRVACPTQDDADALATIARKSQIPVIADIHFQPKYVFAAIEAGCAAVRVNPGNIKQFDDKVREIAKAAKDHGTPIRIGVNAGSLDRRLLQKYGKATPEALVESALWEASLFEEHDFRDIKISVKHNDPVVMIEAYRRLAAQCDYPLHLGVTEAGPAFQGTIKSAVAFGALLSEGIGDTIRVSLSAPPAEEVKVGIQILESLNLRQRRLEIVSCPSCGRAQVDVYKLADEVTAGLEGMEVPLRVAVMGCVVNGPGEAREADLGVASGNGKGQIFVKGEVVKTVPESKIVETLIEEAMKIAERMEGDGVAAGEPAVTVS; encoded by the coding sequence GTGACCGCCGTCCCTCTGGGCGTTCCCGAGGTACCGGCCCGGCCGGTCGCCGCGCGGCGTGTGTCGCGGCGGATCCAGGTCGGACCGGTGGCGGTCGGGGGCGGGGCCCCGGTCTCGGTGCAGTCCATGACGACGACCCGTACGTCGGACATCGGCGCGACGCTGCAGCAGATCGCCGAGCTGACCGCGTCGGGCTGCCAGATCGTCCGGGTGGCCTGTCCGACGCAGGACGACGCGGACGCGCTCGCGACGATCGCCCGCAAGTCGCAGATCCCGGTGATCGCGGACATCCACTTCCAGCCGAAGTACGTCTTCGCGGCGATCGAGGCGGGCTGTGCGGCGGTCCGCGTGAACCCGGGGAACATCAAGCAGTTCGACGACAAGGTCCGGGAGATCGCGAAGGCGGCGAAGGACCACGGCACGCCGATCCGCATCGGTGTGAACGCCGGTTCGCTGGACCGCCGTCTGCTCCAGAAGTACGGCAAGGCCACCCCCGAGGCGCTGGTCGAGTCCGCCCTGTGGGAGGCGTCCCTCTTCGAGGAGCACGACTTCCGGGACATCAAGATCTCGGTCAAGCACAACGACCCGGTCGTGATGATCGAGGCGTACCGCCGGCTCGCCGCGCAGTGCGACTATCCCCTCCACCTCGGCGTCACCGAGGCGGGGCCGGCCTTCCAGGGCACGATCAAGTCGGCGGTCGCCTTCGGCGCGCTCCTCTCGGAGGGCATCGGCGACACCATCAGGGTCTCGCTGAGCGCGCCGCCCGCCGAGGAGGTCAAGGTCGGCATCCAGATCCTGGAGTCGCTGAACCTGCGCCAACGGCGCCTGGAGATCGTCTCCTGCCCGTCCTGCGGCCGCGCCCAGGTCGACGTCTACAAGCTGGCCGACGAGGTCACCGCCGGTCTGGAGGGCATGGAGGTCCCGCTGCGGGTCGCCGTCATGGGCTGCGTCGTGAACGGCCCCGGCGAGGCCCGCGAGGCCGACCTCGGGGTCGCCTCCGGCAACGGCAAGGGCCAGATCTTCGTCAAGGGCGAGGTCGTCAAGACCGTCCCCGAGTCGAAGATCGTGGAGACCCTCATCGAGGAGGCGATGAAGATCGCCGAGCGGATGGAGGGGGACGGCGTAGCGGCGGGGGAGCCGGCCGTCACCGTGAGCTGA
- the hpnH gene encoding adenosyl-hopene transferase HpnH, with the protein MAMPLRQSIKVATYLAEQKLRKRDKFPLIVELEPLFACNLKCEGCGKIQHPAGVLKQRMPVAQAVGAVLESGAPMVSIAGGEPLMHPHIDEIVRQLVARRKYVFLCTNAMLLRKKMDRFKPSPYFAFAVHIDGLRERHDESVAKEGVFDEAVAAIKEAKRRGFRVTTNSTFFNTDTPQTIVEVLNFLNDDLKVDEMMISPAYAYEKAPDQEHFLGVEQTRELFKKAFAGGNRSKWRLNHSPLFLDFLEGKVDFPCTAWAIPNYSLFGWQRPCYLMSDGYVPTYRELIEKTDWDKYGRGKDPRCANCMAHCGYEPTAVLATMGSLKESLRAMRETVSGNRE; encoded by the coding sequence ATGGCCATGCCGCTGCGCCAGTCCATCAAGGTCGCTACATATCTGGCTGAACAGAAGCTCCGCAAGCGGGACAAGTTCCCCCTGATCGTGGAGCTGGAACCCCTCTTCGCCTGCAACCTGAAGTGCGAGGGCTGCGGCAAGATCCAGCACCCGGCGGGGGTGCTCAAGCAGCGCATGCCGGTCGCCCAGGCCGTCGGAGCGGTGCTGGAGTCCGGCGCGCCGATGGTGTCCATCGCGGGCGGCGAACCCCTGATGCACCCTCACATCGACGAGATCGTCCGGCAGTTGGTGGCGCGCAGGAAGTACGTCTTCCTCTGCACCAACGCCATGCTGCTGCGCAAGAAGATGGACAGGTTCAAGCCCTCGCCGTACTTCGCCTTCGCGGTGCACATCGACGGGCTGCGCGAGCGGCACGACGAGTCGGTGGCCAAGGAGGGCGTGTTCGACGAGGCGGTGGCGGCGATCAAGGAGGCCAAGCGGCGCGGCTTCCGGGTCACCACCAACTCGACCTTCTTCAACACCGACACCCCGCAGACCATCGTCGAGGTGCTCAACTTCCTCAACGACGACCTCAAGGTCGACGAGATGATGATCTCGCCCGCCTACGCCTACGAGAAGGCGCCCGACCAGGAGCACTTCCTCGGCGTGGAGCAGACCCGCGAGCTGTTCAAGAAGGCCTTCGCGGGCGGCAACCGGAGCAAGTGGCGGCTCAACCACTCCCCGCTCTTCCTGGACTTCCTGGAGGGCAAGGTCGACTTCCCGTGCACCGCGTGGGCGATCCCGAACTACTCGCTCTTCGGCTGGCAGCGCCCCTGCTACCTGATGAGCGACGGATACGTGCCGACGTACCGCGAACTGATCGAGAAGACCGACTGGGACAAGTACGGCCGCGGCAAGGACCCGCGCTGCGCCAACTGCATGGCGCACTGCGGCTACGAGCCCACCGCCGTCCTCGCCACCATGGGCTCGCTCAAGGAGTCGCTGCGCGCGATGCGCGAGACGGTCTCCGGGAACCGGGAGTGA
- a CDS encoding alpha-galactosidase, which produces MPETVKPEIAEAGRTWLLSGPASSYALHLTDADELVHLHWGPRIALADAEALVAVPYQGRASFEAALDGHEEYPVEGGPRFVRPALSVRTGAGSRGTEWTFEAYEIQDGDDPGAELRLRFRDGALLITLHYRMRGDVLERWTTLLNEGEEPLELLRADSATWTLPERDDWRLSHLHGRWAAESRLVRAPLTYGEKIIGSRRGHTGHQYLPWVALDTDATEERGEVYGCALGWSGSWRIAVAQLPDARVQITGGAGHDDSGLLRLAQGESFTTPLFAGLWTDGGFGGASRAWHAYQRAHVIPDAERDRPVLFNSWEATFFDISEEQQATLARRAAAIGVELFVVDDGWFGARTGDHAGLGDWWPNPDRFPNGLKPLADHVHALGMQFGIWVEPEMVNPDSDLYRAHPDWVQFQPGRKRTEFRNQLMLNLAREDVQEYLWERLDGLLSSAPVDYVKWDFNRCFTDAGWPDDPYPQRLWVDHVRALYGLLDRLRAAHPGVAFESCSGGGGRIDLGILARTDQVWTSDNTDPLDRLDIQHGFSQIHPARVMAAWVTDSPNAQLNGRVSSLRFRFVSAMAGVLGVGGDLSEWTEEELTEARRWVDLYKEIRPLVQHGDQYRLRPPAGGLSAVQYVRGDETVVLAWLQAQRYGEPVPALRLRGLDPAASYECRETGEVHRGAVLLHHGLRTALRGDLDATVIRLRRI; this is translated from the coding sequence ATGCCCGAGACCGTGAAGCCCGAGATCGCCGAGGCTGGCCGTACCTGGCTCCTTTCGGGGCCGGCGAGCAGCTATGCCCTCCACCTCACCGACGCCGACGAACTGGTGCACCTGCACTGGGGCCCGAGGATCGCGCTCGCCGACGCGGAGGCCCTCGTGGCCGTCCCGTACCAGGGCCGCGCGTCCTTCGAGGCCGCCCTGGACGGCCATGAGGAGTACCCGGTGGAGGGCGGTCCCCGCTTCGTCCGCCCCGCCCTGTCCGTGCGCACCGGCGCCGGGAGCCGCGGCACCGAGTGGACCTTCGAGGCGTACGAGATCCAGGACGGCGACGACCCGGGCGCCGAGCTGCGGCTGCGCTTCCGGGACGGCGCCCTCCTGATCACCCTGCACTACCGGATGCGCGGCGACGTCCTGGAGCGCTGGACGACCCTGCTCAACGAGGGCGAGGAGCCGCTGGAGCTGTTGCGCGCCGACTCCGCCACCTGGACCCTGCCCGAGCGCGACGACTGGCGGCTGTCCCATCTGCACGGCCGCTGGGCCGCCGAGTCCCGGCTGGTCCGGGCCCCGCTGACCTACGGCGAGAAGATCATCGGCAGCCGGCGCGGCCACACCGGCCACCAGTACCTGCCCTGGGTCGCCCTGGACACCGACGCGACCGAGGAGCGCGGAGAGGTCTACGGCTGTGCCCTCGGCTGGTCCGGCTCCTGGCGCATCGCCGTCGCCCAACTCCCCGACGCGCGCGTGCAGATCACCGGCGGCGCGGGACACGACGACTCCGGTCTGCTGCGGCTCGCGCAGGGGGAGTCCTTCACCACGCCCCTGTTCGCCGGCCTGTGGACCGACGGCGGTTTCGGCGGCGCCAGCCGCGCCTGGCACGCCTACCAGCGCGCCCATGTGATCCCGGACGCCGAGCGGGACCGGCCGGTGCTGTTCAACTCCTGGGAGGCCACCTTCTTCGACATCTCCGAGGAGCAGCAGGCCACCCTCGCCCGACGGGCCGCGGCGATCGGCGTGGAACTGTTCGTCGTCGACGACGGCTGGTTCGGCGCCCGCACCGGCGACCACGCCGGCCTCGGCGACTGGTGGCCCAACCCGGACCGCTTCCCGAACGGCCTCAAGCCGCTCGCCGACCACGTGCACGCGCTCGGCATGCAGTTCGGCATCTGGGTCGAGCCCGAGATGGTCAACCCGGACAGCGATCTGTACCGGGCGCACCCCGACTGGGTCCAGTTCCAACCGGGACGAAAGCGGACGGAGTTCCGCAATCAGCTCATGCTGAACCTCGCGCGCGAGGACGTCCAGGAGTACCTCTGGGAGCGGCTCGACGGCCTGCTCTCCAGTGCGCCCGTCGACTACGTCAAGTGGGACTTCAACCGCTGCTTCACCGACGCCGGCTGGCCCGACGACCCTTACCCGCAGCGCCTGTGGGTCGACCACGTCCGCGCCCTGTACGGCCTCCTGGACCGGCTGCGGGCGGCCCACCCGGGCGTGGCCTTCGAGTCCTGCTCGGGCGGCGGCGGACGGATCGACCTCGGTATCCTCGCCCGCACCGACCAGGTGTGGACCTCCGACAACACCGACCCTCTCGACCGGCTCGACATCCAGCACGGCTTCAGCCAGATCCATCCCGCGCGCGTGATGGCCGCCTGGGTCACGGACAGCCCCAACGCCCAGCTCAACGGCCGGGTGAGCTCGCTGCGCTTCCGGTTCGTCAGCGCCATGGCCGGGGTGCTCGGCGTCGGCGGCGACCTCTCCGAGTGGACCGAGGAGGAGCTCACCGAGGCCCGCCGATGGGTGGACCTCTACAAGGAGATCCGGCCCCTTGTGCAGCACGGCGACCAGTACCGGCTGCGCCCCCCGGCGGGCGGGCTGAGTGCCGTGCAGTACGTCCGCGGCGACGAGACCGTCGTCCTCGCCTGGCTCCAGGCCCAGCGCTACGGCGAGCCGGTCCCGGCGCTGCGGCTGCGCGGCCTCGACCCGGCGGCGTCGTACGAATGCCGCGAAACGGGCGAAGTGCACCGGGGTGCCGTGCTGTTGCACCACGGGCTGCGGACCGCGCTGCGCGGTGACCTTGATGCGACGGTTATCCGTCTGCGTCGGATCTGA
- a CDS encoding helix-turn-helix domain-containing protein: MSSPDSPSAPDDLPAVAPQLRSLRRGAALTLEAAARAAGLSPAHLSRLETGGRQPSLPMLLALARVYGTTVSELLGETVADRDAVVRADRMEPTRAGGWTYWQAGASGRGMQALRVHVPHGSQGDIVRVHPGEEWLHVLRGRLRLRLGDTAHLLGPGDSAHFDSLTPHRLAAQDPDGVDLLFVHTLLQSPTAALCLGPTPGETS; the protein is encoded by the coding sequence ATGAGTTCGCCCGACTCCCCGTCCGCTCCGGACGACCTGCCGGCCGTCGCGCCGCAGCTCCGGTCCCTGCGCCGCGGGGCGGCCCTCACGCTGGAGGCCGCCGCCCGCGCGGCCGGGCTCTCGCCCGCCCACCTCTCCCGGCTGGAGACCGGCGGACGGCAGCCCTCGCTGCCGATGCTGCTCGCGCTCGCCCGGGTCTACGGTACGACGGTCTCGGAACTGCTCGGCGAGACGGTCGCCGACCGGGACGCCGTGGTCCGCGCCGACCGGATGGAACCCACCCGTGCGGGCGGCTGGACGTACTGGCAGGCCGGTGCGTCCGGGCGCGGGATGCAGGCCCTGCGGGTGCATGTCCCGCACGGCTCGCAGGGCGACATCGTGCGGGTGCACCCGGGGGAGGAGTGGCTGCACGTCCTGCGCGGGCGGCTGCGGCTGCGCCTCGGGGACACCGCGCATCTGCTCGGCCCCGGGGACAGCGCGCACTTCGACTCGCTGACCCCGCACCGCCTCGCCGCGCAGGACCCCGACGGGGTCGACCTGCTCTTCGTCCACACCCTGCTGCAGAGTCCCACGGCCGCGCTGTGCCTGGGCCCCACCCCTGGAGAGACGTCATGA
- a CDS encoding DUF6126 family protein: MTDMEERFPRSLWIRLIIYIAVGHVLAAFIWLLFEVGANQ, encoded by the coding sequence ATGACCGACATGGAGGAACGGTTTCCGCGCAGCCTGTGGATCCGGCTGATCATCTACATCGCGGTGGGGCACGTCCTCGCGGCGTTCATCTGGCTGCTGTTCGAGGTGGGGGCCAACCAGTAG
- a CDS encoding phosphorylase family protein, whose protein sequence is MSTQPVPAPLLIACALGIEHLALRMGDRSGAGGPVTVLRTGMGPKAAERSVTRVLADPVLAGAVVLATGFCAGLAPGMHPGDLVVAEETRDPRGTVPCVGTELLVKELVRTLPGRTVHTGPLTGSDHVVRGHERADLLATGAIAVDMESAATLLSAVRADGRPVAAVRVVVDAPEHELVRIGTVRGGISAFRVLRSVLPAFFEWHRNVLLPRR, encoded by the coding sequence ATGAGCACGCAGCCCGTCCCGGCCCCGCTGCTGATCGCCTGCGCCCTCGGCATCGAGCACCTCGCCCTGCGCATGGGCGACCGCAGCGGGGCCGGCGGGCCCGTCACCGTCCTGCGCACCGGCATGGGTCCGAAGGCCGCCGAACGGTCCGTCACCCGGGTCCTCGCCGACCCGGTGCTGGCCGGGGCGGTCGTCCTGGCCACGGGCTTCTGCGCGGGGCTCGCGCCCGGGATGCACCCAGGCGACCTGGTCGTCGCCGAGGAGACCCGCGACCCGCGCGGCACCGTGCCCTGCGTGGGCACCGAACTGCTCGTCAAGGAACTCGTGCGCACCCTTCCCGGCCGCACCGTCCACACCGGCCCCCTCACCGGCTCCGACCACGTCGTACGCGGTCATGAACGGGCCGATCTGCTGGCGACCGGAGCGATCGCCGTCGACATGGAGTCGGCCGCCACGCTCCTGAGCGCCGTGCGCGCGGACGGGCGCCCGGTTGCGGCCGTCCGGGTGGTCGTGGACGCTCCAGAACATGAACTCGTCCGGATCGGCACGGTGCGCGGTGGAATATCGGCTTTCCGCGTCCTCCGTTCCGTCCTGCCTGCATTCTTCGAATGGCACCGTAATGTGCTGCTCCCCCGGAGGTGA
- a CDS encoding aspartate aminotransferase family protein — translation MTKEFDLGALLAERGAERYELHAKYLNHQLPRMLHTIGFDKVYERAEGAHFWDADGNDHLDMLAGFGVMGLGRHHPVVRKALHDVLDASLADLTRFDCQPLPGLLAERLLAHSPHLDRVFFGNSGTEAVETALKFARRATGRPRILYCDHAFHGLTTGSLSVNGEDGFREGFAPLLPDTAVPLGDLDALARELKKGDVAALIVEPIQGKGVHEAPPGYLRAAQELLHRHKALLIADEVQTGLGRTGDFYAYQHEDGVEPDLVCVAKALSGGYVPVGATVGKDWIFKKVYASIDRVLVHSASFGSNAQAMAAGLATLSVMENEQIVAHARLMGDRLKSRLAALTGTYELLADVRGRGLMIGIEFGRPKSLRLRSRWTMLQTARKGLFAQMVVVPLLQRHRILTQVSGDHLEVIKLIPPLVVDERDVDRFVDAFTEVMDDAHGGNGLMWDFGKTLIKQAVANR, via the coding sequence ATGACCAAGGAGTTCGACCTCGGCGCCCTCCTGGCCGAGCGCGGAGCCGAGCGCTACGAGCTGCACGCGAAGTACCTCAACCACCAGCTCCCGCGCATGCTGCACACCATCGGCTTCGACAAGGTCTACGAGCGGGCCGAGGGCGCCCACTTCTGGGACGCCGACGGCAACGACCATCTGGACATGCTCGCCGGGTTCGGGGTGATGGGCCTCGGCCGCCACCACCCCGTCGTCCGCAAGGCGCTGCACGACGTCCTCGACGCCTCCCTCGCCGACCTCACCCGCTTCGACTGCCAGCCGCTCCCGGGACTCCTCGCGGAACGGCTCCTCGCCCACAGCCCCCATCTGGACCGCGTGTTCTTCGGCAACAGCGGCACGGAGGCGGTGGAGACCGCCCTGAAGTTCGCCCGGCGGGCCACCGGCAGGCCCAGGATCCTCTACTGCGACCACGCCTTCCACGGCCTGACCACCGGCTCGCTGTCGGTCAACGGCGAGGACGGCTTCCGCGAAGGGTTCGCCCCGCTGCTGCCCGACACCGCCGTGCCGCTCGGCGATCTCGACGCCCTGGCGCGGGAGCTGAAGAAGGGCGACGTCGCCGCCCTGATCGTGGAGCCGATCCAGGGCAAGGGGGTGCACGAGGCCCCACCGGGCTATCTGCGCGCCGCCCAGGAACTGCTCCACCGGCACAAGGCGCTGCTCATCGCCGACGAGGTGCAGACCGGCCTCGGCCGGACCGGCGACTTCTACGCCTACCAGCACGAGGACGGCGTCGAACCGGACCTGGTGTGTGTGGCCAAGGCGCTCTCCGGCGGCTATGTGCCGGTCGGCGCGACCGTAGGCAAGGACTGGATCTTCAAGAAGGTCTACGCGTCGATCGACCGCGTCCTGGTCCACTCGGCGAGCTTCGGCTCCAACGCCCAGGCGATGGCGGCGGGCCTCGCGACCCTGTCCGTCATGGAGAACGAGCAGATCGTCGCCCACGCGCGCCTTATGGGCGACCGGCTGAAGTCCCGGCTGGCGGCCCTGACCGGGACGTACGAGCTCCTCGCCGACGTCCGGGGCCGGGGCCTGATGATCGGCATCGAGTTCGGCAGGCCGAAGTCGCTGAGGCTGCGCAGCCGGTGGACGATGCTGCAGACAGCCCGCAAGGGGCTCTTCGCCCAGATGGTGGTCGTACCTCTGCTCCAGCGGCACCGGATCCTCACCCAGGTCTCCGGCGACCACCTGGAGGTGATCAAGCTGATCCCGCCGCTGGTGGTCGACGAGCGGGACGTGGACCGGTTCGTCGACGCCTTCACCGAGGTGATGGACGACGCGCACGGCGGGAACGGCCTGATGTGGGACTTCGGCAAGACCCTGATCAAGCAGGCCGTGGCCAACCGCTAG
- a CDS encoding tyrosine-protein phosphatase, producing the protein MTQQIPSTEPELAGVRNFRDVGGLPTADGRRVRHGVLFRSGHLAHATDEDAAFLSSLGLHTVFDFRNAADQKLEGPDVELPGVRNVNLPLSDPADGAEFWKMVRDGDTAQLRTLLGDGKAAGRMIASYRTIIKGRTAEHSRVLHSLAEDSVPALMHCAAGKDRAGLSVAVTLLAVGVEREAILADYLESNAKHRRYKVRRGGSADTAYTPEVMELLSPLFDAREEYLAAALETIDETWGGVDAYLEKGLRLAPQTRERLRERLLD; encoded by the coding sequence GTGACGCAGCAGATCCCGTCGACCGAGCCCGAGCTGGCAGGCGTCCGCAACTTCCGTGACGTGGGCGGCCTGCCCACCGCGGACGGACGGCGGGTGCGGCACGGCGTGCTGTTCCGCAGCGGCCATCTCGCGCACGCCACCGACGAGGACGCCGCGTTCCTGTCCTCCCTCGGCCTGCACACCGTCTTCGACTTCCGCAACGCGGCGGACCAGAAGCTGGAGGGCCCGGACGTCGAGCTGCCGGGGGTGCGCAATGTGAACCTTCCGCTGTCCGACCCGGCCGACGGGGCGGAGTTCTGGAAGATGGTCCGCGACGGGGACACGGCCCAGCTGCGCACCCTTCTGGGCGACGGAAAGGCGGCCGGCCGGATGATCGCCTCCTACCGCACGATCATCAAGGGGCGCACGGCCGAGCACTCGCGCGTGCTGCACTCGCTCGCCGAGGACAGCGTCCCGGCGCTGATGCACTGCGCGGCCGGCAAGGACCGCGCCGGTCTGTCCGTCGCGGTGACGCTGCTCGCCGTGGGGGTGGAGCGCGAGGCGATCCTCGCGGACTATCTGGAGTCCAACGCCAAGCACCGCCGCTACAAGGTCCGGCGGGGCGGTTCGGCGGACACCGCGTACACCCCCGAGGTGATGGAGCTGCTCAGCCCCCTCTTCGACGCCCGTGAGGAGTACCTCGCGGCGGCGCTGGAGACCATCGACGAGACCTGGGGCGGGGTCGACGCCTATCTGGAGAAGGGTCTGCGGCTGGCCCCGCAGACCCGGGAACGGCTGCGCGAGCGGCTGCTCGACTGA